The Streptomyces taklimakanensis nucleotide sequence CGTCCGGCACACCAGAACCTGGCCCCCGTGGAGGCGCCGGCCGGCGCCCTGCTGGCGAGCGCCCTGGACCTGGCGGTGCTGGGGAAGGCACTGGCCGGCCGATCCGCCGCACTGCCGTCCGCCACCGCCGCGCGGATGCGCCGCCCCGAACCGGGCGCCGCCCCGGGGGTCTTGGCGGACGCCTGGGGCCTGGGCCTGGCGCTGTTCCGGCAGGACGGACGGTGGTGGTACGGCCACGACGGGAACGCGCAGGGCACCTCCTGCCACCTGCGGGCGGAGCCGGACGGCGGCATGGTGGTCGCCTTCACCGGAAATGCCGGCGGCGCCACCGCCCTGTGGCGCGACCTGGTCGAGGACATCACCCGGATCACCGGTGTGCGGGTGCCGACCGCTCCGTCCCCCGCGCACCGGGGCGCCCCCGTCGCCCTCCCCGAGTGCGCCGGCACCTACCGCAACGGCCGGATGGAGTACCGGATCACGATCGGCGCGAACGGCTCGCCGGCGCTGTCCGTGGACGGCGACTCCCCGGTGCCCCTGATCTGCTACCCGGATCTCTCCTGCGACCTGGTCGACCCGGCCACCGGCCGGCGGGAACCCGGCGGGCGCTTCCACCGCGACCCCGTCACCGGTGCCGTCGACCGCGTCCAGATATCCGGCCGAACGGCCCGCCGCACCGACATCGCCTGACCCCCACCCGCCCCGCACGCGCGGACGCCCACCACACCGCTCCGGTGGGCCCACGGGCCGCCTCCCCGGGCCGGCCCGTGCCCGCGCGCACCGCATCGTCCCCGCTCCGAAGGACTTCACCCATGACGGACCTGCACGACAAGCCCGTACCGGCGTCGCCCCTGCCGCAGGCCGACGGTGCCGAGACCCCGGGAAGAGAGGCGCTCCCCCCGGGAGCGCGCCGACCGATCGGTGAACTGTTCGCCGCGTGGGTGGCCCGCACGCCCCAGGCACCCGCGGTGACCGACGGTCGGCGGACCTGGTCCTACCGGGAGTTGGCGGCGCGGGTCGAGCGCCTGGCCGACGACCTCGTACGGCGCGGGGCCGGGCCGGACCGGGTGGTGGCGCTGGTCCTGCCGCGCTCGATGGAACTGATCGCGGCGGAACTGGCCGTGGCCCGGGCGGGTGCCGCGTTCCTGCCGGTGGACCCCGACTATCCCGCCGAGCGCCGCGCCCTGATGCTGGACGACGCCGCGCCCGCCGTGGTCCTCGACGAACCGGGCCGGGTCGGCGACCTCATGGAGGAGGACGGCGGCCCCCGACCCGCGGCCCCGCGCCCGACGGTGGACGCCGACCACGCGGCGTACGTGATCTACACCTCCGGCTCCACGGGAACCCCCAAGGGCGTGACGGTCACCCACCGGGGCATCGGCGGCTTCGCCGCGGCCGCCGCCGAACGGTACGCCGTGGGCCCGGGCGACCGCGTGCTGCAGTTCTCCTCGCCCAGCTTCGACGCCTCCGTCCTGGAGCTGTGCGTGTCCGTCCTGTCCGGCGCGACCCTCGTCGTGCCCCCGGACGGGCCCTGGCTGGGCGACGAACTGACCTCCGTCCTGGACGAGCACCGCATCACCCACGCCCTCATTCCACCGGCCGCCCTCGCCACCCTCCCCGACCCCCGTCGGGACGGCGGCGCGCGTCACCTGCGCACGCTGATCGTCGGAGCCGAGGCCTGCTCGGCGGGGCTCGTCGACCGCTGGGCACCCGGGCGTCGCATGATCAACTCCTATGGTCCCACCGAGGCCACGATCGTCGCCTCCTGGACCGGTCCGCTCTCCGCCGGGAGCGGCACCCCGACGATCGGCACCCCACTGCCCGGCACCCGGGCGCACGTGCTGGACGCGTCGATGCGACCGGTACCGCCCGGCGCCGACGGCGAACTGTACGTGGGCGGGGACGGGGTGGCCCGCGGCTACCTCGGCCGGCCGGGCCTGACCGCCGCGCGCTTCGTCGCCGACCCCTTCGGACCGCCCGGCGCCCGCCTCTACCGCACCGGCGACCGGGTGCGCCGGACCGCCGACGGCGAGCTGGAGTTCCTCGGCCGCCTCGACCGGCAGGTGAAGGTCCGCGGCTTCCGCATCGAGCCCGGAGAGATCGAGGCGGCCCTGCTCCACCACCCCGGCGTCCGCGAGGCCGTGGTCGTGGTGCGCGAGGACGAACCGGGACGGCGGCGACTCGTCGGCTACGTCACGCCCGACGAACCGGAGCGCGCCCCAGAGCCCGGGGAGTTGCGCTCGGCGCTCGCCGCCGCGCTGCCGGCGCACATGGTCCCCTCCGCCGTCGTGGTCCTGGACGAACTGCCGCTCACCCCGCAGAACAAGATCGACCGGCACGCCCTGCCCGCACCGGGCCACACCCCCGCCGCGGGACACGTACCACCGCGCACCCCCGGCGAGCGGGCGCTGGCCGCCATCTGGGCGGAGGTGCTGGGGGCCGACGTCGTCGGCGTGGAGGACGACTTCTTCGACCTGGGCGGCGACTCGATCCTCGCGGCCCGGACCCTGTCCCGGATCCGGGGGGAACTGGGTGTCCGGCTGTCGGTGCGGGACGTGTTCACCGCCCGGACGGTCGCCGACCTGGCCCCGTTGCTCGACGACCCGTCCGTCGCCGCGCCGTCGGACCCGATTCCGCCCGCCCCGCGCGACCGGCCGCTCCCGCTGTCCAGCGCGCAGCGACGGCTGTGGTTCCTCGACGACCTCACCGAGGGCGGCACCGAGTACAACACCGGCGTGGCGGTGCGCCTGGTCGGGCCGTTGGACACCGACGCGCTGCGCCGTGCCCTGGAGCGGCTCGCCGCCCGCCACGACTCCCTGCGCACCACCTTCGCCACGGTGGACGGCCAGGGCGTGCAGCGGGTCGGGCGCGACGCCTTGCTGCCGCTGCGCACGGCCGACCTCGGCACGCTGCCCGCCGAGCGGCGCGACGAGGCGGCCGAGCGCCTGCTGACGGAGGAACTGAGCCGCCCCTACGACCTGGCGGAGGGGCCGTTGACCCGGGCCCTGTTGGTGCGCCGCGCCGCCGCCGACCACCTGCTGCTGCTGGCCCAGCACCACATCGTCACCGACGGCTGGTCGGTGGGCGTCCTGGTCCGCGACCTGGCCGCGCTCTACCACGCGGAGGTGTCCGGTGAACCGGACGTCCCGCCCGCACCGGCCGTGCAGTACCCGGACTTCGCCGCGTGGGAACGGCAGCGGCGGGCCGCCGCCGGCGCCGCCGACTCGTCCGATGCCGAGGACCTCGCGTACTGGAAGCGGCATTTGAGCGGACTCCAGCAGTTGGAGCTGCCCACGGACCGCCCCCGGCCGGCGGTGCGCACCACCAACGGCGCGGCCCACCGCCACCGCCTCCCCGCGGACCTGGTCGCACGGCTGCGTCACCTGGCGGGAGGCCGGGGCACGACCGTCTTCACCCTGTTCGCCGGGGCCGCGGCCGTGCTGTTCTCCCGGTACTCCGGGCAACGGGACGTGGCGTTCGGGACCGTCACCAACGGACGGGACCGCCGGGACCTGGAGGACGTGGCCGGTTTCTTCGCCAACACCGTGGTGCTGCGCGGCGAGGTGGACGACTCCGCCACGGTCGACCGGTTCGTGGAGAGCATGCGCGCCACCGTGCTGGACGCCTTCGCCCACGACGGGGTGCCGTTCGACCGGGTGGTCGAGGAACTGGCCCCGCCCCGGGACCCCAGCCGCACCCCGCTGGTGCAGGTGCTCGTGGTCCAACAGACCGCTCCGGCGTACCCGCCGCGGGCCGGCGGACTGCGGATCGAGGAGCACCCGCTGCCCCGCCCGGCCGCCCGCTTCGACCTCGTCCTGGAGTTCGCGCCGCTGCCGGACGGCGGGTGCGAGCTGACGGTCGAGTACAACACGGACCTGTTCGAGGCGCGGACCGTGGCCCGGCTCGGCCGCCACCTGCACCACCTGTTGGAGGGCATGGCGGACGGCCCGCACCGGACACTGGCCGAGCTGCCCCTGCTGTCGGACGACGAGCGGCGCACGCTGCTGGACTCCTGGAACCCACCCGCGCGCGCCGAACGGGACGCGGGGGGC carries:
- a CDS encoding serine hydrolase domain-containing protein yields the protein MPYPTGAPVTDRRPTLSHQVLQDRLDALARLHRVPGAQLAVDTGTQVLSVHTGTADVATGTPFTADTAVPLGSVTKAYTAAAVMILADDGDLDPDDPVVEFLPELRELPEVAIRHLLGHTAGLPTGPDSDTAAGTTASRYLSTVCTARDALFAPGTGFSYSNAGYVAAGRLVEAVTGMTWQEAVRVLLLEPLGTVPAFLDDTRPTRPIAAGHALNTASGRTRPAHQNLAPVEAPAGALLASALDLAVLGKALAGRSAALPSATAARMRRPEPGAAPGVLADAWGLGLALFRQDGRWWYGHDGNAQGTSCHLRAEPDGGMVVAFTGNAGGATALWRDLVEDITRITGVRVPTAPSPAHRGAPVALPECAGTYRNGRMEYRITIGANGSPALSVDGDSPVPLICYPDLSCDLVDPATGRREPGGRFHRDPVTGAVDRVQISGRTARRTDIA